One segment of Salvelinus alpinus chromosome 1, SLU_Salpinus.1, whole genome shotgun sequence DNA contains the following:
- the LOC139574532 gene encoding dynamin-2 isoform X5 codes for MGNRGMEDLIPLINKLQDAFSSIGQSCNLDLPQIAVVGGQSAGKSSVLENFVGRDFLPRGSGIVTRRPLILQLCFNKAEYAEFLHCKGRKFVDFEEVRAEIEAETDRITGSNKGISPIPINLRVYSPNVLNLTLIDLPGMTKVAVGDQPLDIEHQIRDMLLQFITKESCLILAVTPANQDLANSDALKIAKEVDPQGLRTIGVITKLDLMDEGTDAKDILENKLLPLRRGYIGVVNRSQKDIDGRKDIRAALAAERKFFLSHPGYRHMAERMGTPHLQKQLNQQLTNHIRDTLPGLRSKLQSQVLSLEKEVEEYKNFRPDDPTRKTKALLQMVQQFGVDFEKRIEGSGDQVDTAELSGGAKINRIFHERFPFELVKIVFDEKELRREISHAIKNVHGVRTGLFTPDLAFEAIVKKQIIKLKEPCIKCIDLVIQELINTVRQCTNKLGSYPRLREETERIVTTYVREREGKTKDQVMLLIDIELSYINTNHEDFIGFANAQQRNTHQNKKRAIPNQGEILVIRKGWLTINISIMKGGSKEYWFILTAESLSWYKDEEEKEKKYMLPLDNLKLRDVEKGFMSTKHVFGVFNTESRNVYKDLRQIELACDTQEDVDSWKASFLRAGVYPEKDQVDTEDTAPSETFSMDPQLERQVETIRNLVDSYIGIVNKSIRDLMPKTIMHLMINSAKDFIHSELLAYLYSSGDQNSLMEESADQAQRRDEMLRMYHALKEALHIIGDITTTTVTVPVPPPVNDSWMQEASPTPQRRPPAAAAPPPSRPPAVSGPRPGPPLNPSPAFGGPPIPSRPGPPPINAFGSNNHQDPFSAPPLIPSRPARIPPGVPSRRPPGAPHRPTIIRPAEPSLLD; via the exons ggatTTTCTTCCTCGAGGATCAGGCATTGTCACCCGTAGACCTCTGATCCTGCAGCTGTGCTTTAACAAAGCCG AGTATGCAGAGTTCCTACACTGTAAAGGGAGGAAGTTTGTGGACTTTGAGGAGGTCCGGGCGGAGATCGAGGCGGAGACAGACAGGATCACAGGCTCCAACAAGGGCATCTCCCCCATCCCCATCAACCTCCGGGTCTACTCCCCTAACG TGCTAAACCTGACTCTGATCGACCTGCCGGGGATGACTAAGGTGGCAGTGGGGGACCAGCCGCTGGACATAGAGCACCAGATCAGGGACATGCTGCTGCAGTTCATCACCAAGGAGAGCTGCCTCATCCTGGCCGTCACCCCCGCCAACCAGGACCTGGCCAACTCAGACGCCCTCAAGATTGCCAAGGAGGTGGACCCACAGG GTCTGCGCACTATTGGCGTGATCACAAAGCTGGACCTGATGGACGAAGGGACGGATGCTAAAGACATCCTGGAGAACAAACTGCTACCTCTGCGTCGAG GTTATATCGGCGTGGTGAACCGCAGTCAGAAGGACATAGACGGCAGGAAGGACATCCGCGCTGCGCTGGCTGCTGAGAGGAAGTTCTTCCTGTCTCACCCGGGCTACAGACACATGGCCGAGCGCATGGGCACCCCACACCTGCAGAAACAACTAAACCAG caacTGACCAACCACATCAGGGACACTCTGCCTGGGCTGCGCAGTAAGCTGCAGAGCCAGGTGCTCTCCCTGGAGAAAGAGGTGGAGGAGTACAAGAACTTCCGTCCCGACGACCCCACACGCAAGACCAAGGCCCTGCTGCA GATGGTGCAGCAGTTTGGGGTGGACTTTGAGAAGCGTATCGAGGGCTCTGGGGACCAGGTGGACACAGCGGAGCTGTCGGGCGGTGCCAAAATTAACCGGATCTTCCACGAGCGCTTCCCCTTCGAGCTGGTCAAG ATTGTGTTTGATGAGAAGGAGTTGAGGAGGGAGATCAGTCATGCCATCAAGAATGTCCATGGTGTCAG AACGGGCCTGTTCACTCCCGACCTGGCGTTTGAGGCCATTGTGAAAAAGCAGATCATTAAGCTGAAAGAGCCCTGTATCAAATGTATCGACCTTGTCATTCAGGAGCTCATCAACACAGTCAGGCAGTGCACCAACAAG CTGGGTTCCTACCCCCGGCTGAGAGAGGAGACCGAGAGGATCGTCACCACctacgtcagagagagagagggcaagaccAAGGACCAG GTGATGCTGCTGATTGACATTGAGCTGTCCTACATCAACACCAACCACGAGGACTTTATAGGCTTCGCCAA TGCCCAGCAGAGAAATACACATCAGAACAAGAAGAGGGCCATTCCAAACCAG GGTGAGATTCTG GTGATCCGCAAAGGCTGGCTCACCATCAACATCAGCATCATGAAGGGAGGCTCCAAGGAGTACTGGTTCATCCTGACTGCAGAGTCACTATCCTGGTACAAGGATGAGGAG gagaaagagaagaagtaCATGCTTCCCCTAGATAACCTCAAGCTGAGGGATGTGGAGAAAGGCTTCATGTCCACCAAACACGTATTTGGCGTCTTCAACACTGAATCCAG GAATGTGTATAAGGACCTGCGTCAGATTGAGCTGGCCTGTGACACCCAGGAGGACGTGGACAGTTGGAAAGCCTCCTTCCTGAGGGCTGGGGTCTACCCTGAGAAGGACCAG gtGGACACTGAGGATACGGCCCCTTCAGAAACCTTCTCCATGGACCCCCAGCTGGAGAGGCAGGTGGAGACCATCCGTAACCTGGTGGACTCCTACATCGGCATCGTCAACAAGTCCATCAGGGACCTCATGCCCAAGACCATCATGCACCTCATGATCAACAGC gctAAGGACTTCATCCACTCAGAGCTGCTGGCCTACCTGTACTCGTCAGGTGACCAAAACAGCCTGATGGAGGAGTCAGCTGACCAGGCGCAGCGCCGCGACGAGATGCTCCGCATGTACCACGCCCTCAAGGAGGCACTGCACATCATCGGtgacatcaccaccaccaccgtgACGGTCCCCGTGCCGCCGCCCGTCAACGACAGCTGGATGCAGGAGgccag TCCTACCCCCCAGCGCCGCCCCCCGGCCGCAGCAGCCCCTCCCCCAAGCCGTCCTCCTGCAGTGAGTGGCCCAAGGCCGGGAccacccctcaacccctccccagCGTTTGGGGGGCCCCCCATCCCCTCTCGCCCGGGCCCGCCGCCCATTAACGCCTTTGGCAGCAACAACCATCAGGACCCTTTCAGTGCCCCCCCACTGATCCCCTCTCGGCCCGCTCGCATCCCCCCTGGCGTGCCCAG ccGAAGACCCCCTGGCGCTCCTCACCGGCCCACCATAATCCGCCCTGCCGAGCCCTCCCTGCTAGACTAG
- the LOC139574532 gene encoding dynamin-2 isoform X4: MGNRGMEDLIPLINKLQDAFSSIGQSCNLDLPQIAVVGGQSAGKSSVLENFVGRDFLPRGSGIVTRRPLILQLCFNKAEYAEFLHCKGRKFVDFEEVRAEIEAETDRITGSNKGISPIPINLRVYSPNVLNLTLIDLPGMTKVAVGDQPLDIEHQIRDMLLQFITKESCLILAVTPANQDLANSDALKIAKEVDPQGLRTIGVITKLDLMDEGTDAKDILENKLLPLRRGYIGVVNRSQKDIDGRKDIRAALAAERKFFLSHPGYRHMAERMGTPHLQKQLNQQLTNHIRDTLPGLRSKLQSQVLSLEKEVEEYKNFRPDDPTRKTKALLQMVQQFGVDFEKRIEGSGDQVDTAELSGGAKINRIFHERFPFELVKIVFDEKELRREISHAIKNVHGVRTGLFTPDLAFEAIVKKQIIKLKEPCIKCIDLVIQELINTVRQCTNKLGSYPRLREETERIVTTYVREREGKTKDQVMLLIDIELSYINTNHEDFIGFANAQQRNTHQNKKRAIPNQGEILVIRKGWLTINISIMKGGSKEYWFILTAESLSWYKDEEEKEKKYMLPLDNLKLRDVEKGFMSTKHVFGVFNTESSRNVYKDLRQIELACDTQEDVDSWKASFLRAGVYPEKDQVDTEDTAPSETFSMDPQLERQVETIRNLVDSYIGIVNKSIRDLMPKTIMHLMINSAKDFIHSELLAYLYSSGDQNSLMEESADQAQRRDEMLRMYHALKEALHIIGDITTTTVTVPVPPPVNDSWMQEASPTPQRRPPAAAAPPPSRPPAVSGPRPGPPLNPSPAFGGPPIPSRPGPPPINAFGSNNHQDPFSAPPLIPSRPARIPPGVPSRRPPGAPHRPTIIRPAEPSLLD, encoded by the exons ggatTTTCTTCCTCGAGGATCAGGCATTGTCACCCGTAGACCTCTGATCCTGCAGCTGTGCTTTAACAAAGCCG AGTATGCAGAGTTCCTACACTGTAAAGGGAGGAAGTTTGTGGACTTTGAGGAGGTCCGGGCGGAGATCGAGGCGGAGACAGACAGGATCACAGGCTCCAACAAGGGCATCTCCCCCATCCCCATCAACCTCCGGGTCTACTCCCCTAACG TGCTAAACCTGACTCTGATCGACCTGCCGGGGATGACTAAGGTGGCAGTGGGGGACCAGCCGCTGGACATAGAGCACCAGATCAGGGACATGCTGCTGCAGTTCATCACCAAGGAGAGCTGCCTCATCCTGGCCGTCACCCCCGCCAACCAGGACCTGGCCAACTCAGACGCCCTCAAGATTGCCAAGGAGGTGGACCCACAGG GTCTGCGCACTATTGGCGTGATCACAAAGCTGGACCTGATGGACGAAGGGACGGATGCTAAAGACATCCTGGAGAACAAACTGCTACCTCTGCGTCGAG GTTATATCGGCGTGGTGAACCGCAGTCAGAAGGACATAGACGGCAGGAAGGACATCCGCGCTGCGCTGGCTGCTGAGAGGAAGTTCTTCCTGTCTCACCCGGGCTACAGACACATGGCCGAGCGCATGGGCACCCCACACCTGCAGAAACAACTAAACCAG caacTGACCAACCACATCAGGGACACTCTGCCTGGGCTGCGCAGTAAGCTGCAGAGCCAGGTGCTCTCCCTGGAGAAAGAGGTGGAGGAGTACAAGAACTTCCGTCCCGACGACCCCACACGCAAGACCAAGGCCCTGCTGCA GATGGTGCAGCAGTTTGGGGTGGACTTTGAGAAGCGTATCGAGGGCTCTGGGGACCAGGTGGACACAGCGGAGCTGTCGGGCGGTGCCAAAATTAACCGGATCTTCCACGAGCGCTTCCCCTTCGAGCTGGTCAAG ATTGTGTTTGATGAGAAGGAGTTGAGGAGGGAGATCAGTCATGCCATCAAGAATGTCCATGGTGTCAG AACGGGCCTGTTCACTCCCGACCTGGCGTTTGAGGCCATTGTGAAAAAGCAGATCATTAAGCTGAAAGAGCCCTGTATCAAATGTATCGACCTTGTCATTCAGGAGCTCATCAACACAGTCAGGCAGTGCACCAACAAG CTGGGTTCCTACCCCCGGCTGAGAGAGGAGACCGAGAGGATCGTCACCACctacgtcagagagagagagggcaagaccAAGGACCAG GTGATGCTGCTGATTGACATTGAGCTGTCCTACATCAACACCAACCACGAGGACTTTATAGGCTTCGCCAA TGCCCAGCAGAGAAATACACATCAGAACAAGAAGAGGGCCATTCCAAACCAG GGTGAGATTCTG GTGATCCGCAAAGGCTGGCTCACCATCAACATCAGCATCATGAAGGGAGGCTCCAAGGAGTACTGGTTCATCCTGACTGCAGAGTCACTATCCTGGTACAAGGATGAGGAG gagaaagagaagaagtaCATGCTTCCCCTAGATAACCTCAAGCTGAGGGATGTGGAGAAAGGCTTCATGTCCACCAAACACGTATTTGGCGTCTTCAACACTGAATCCAG CAGGAATGTGTATAAGGACCTGCGTCAGATTGAGCTGGCCTGTGACACCCAGGAGGACGTGGACAGTTGGAAAGCCTCCTTCCTGAGGGCTGGGGTCTACCCTGAGAAGGACCAG gtGGACACTGAGGATACGGCCCCTTCAGAAACCTTCTCCATGGACCCCCAGCTGGAGAGGCAGGTGGAGACCATCCGTAACCTGGTGGACTCCTACATCGGCATCGTCAACAAGTCCATCAGGGACCTCATGCCCAAGACCATCATGCACCTCATGATCAACAGC gctAAGGACTTCATCCACTCAGAGCTGCTGGCCTACCTGTACTCGTCAGGTGACCAAAACAGCCTGATGGAGGAGTCAGCTGACCAGGCGCAGCGCCGCGACGAGATGCTCCGCATGTACCACGCCCTCAAGGAGGCACTGCACATCATCGGtgacatcaccaccaccaccgtgACGGTCCCCGTGCCGCCGCCCGTCAACGACAGCTGGATGCAGGAGgccag TCCTACCCCCCAGCGCCGCCCCCCGGCCGCAGCAGCCCCTCCCCCAAGCCGTCCTCCTGCAGTGAGTGGCCCAAGGCCGGGAccacccctcaacccctccccagCGTTTGGGGGGCCCCCCATCCCCTCTCGCCCGGGCCCGCCGCCCATTAACGCCTTTGGCAGCAACAACCATCAGGACCCTTTCAGTGCCCCCCCACTGATCCCCTCTCGGCCCGCTCGCATCCCCCCTGGCGTGCCCAG ccGAAGACCCCCTGGCGCTCCTCACCGGCCCACCATAATCCGCCCTGCCGAGCCCTCCCTGCTAGACTAG
- the LOC139574532 gene encoding dynamin-2 isoform X11 → MGNRGMEDLIPLINKLQDAFSSIGQSCNLDLPQIAVVGGQSAGKSSVLENFVGRDFLPRGSGIVTRRPLILQLCFNKAEYAEFLHCKGRKFVDFEEVRAEIEAETDRITGSNKGISPIPINLRVYSPNVLNLTLIDLPGMTKVAVGDQPLDIEHQIRDMLLQFITKESCLILAVTPANQDLANSDALKIAKEVDPQGLRTIGVITKLDLMDEGTDAKDILENKLLPLRRGYIGVVNRSQKDIDGRKDIRAALAAERKFFLSHPGYRHMAERMGTPHLQKQLNQQLTNHIRDTLPGLRSKLQSQVLSLEKEVEEYKNFRPDDPTRKTKALLQMVQQFGVDFEKRIEGSGDQVDTAELSGGAKINRIFHERFPFELVKIVFDEKELRREISHAIKNVHGVRTGLFTPDLAFEAIVKKQIIKLKEPCIKCIDLVIQELINTVRQCTNKLGSYPRLREETERIVTTYVREREGKTKDQVMLLIDIELSYINTNHEDFIGFANAQQRNTHQNKKRAIPNQVIRKGWLTINISIMKGGSKEYWFILTAESLSWYKDEEEKEKKYMLPLDNLKLRDVEKGFMSTKHVFGVFNTESRNVYKDLRQIELACDTQEDVDSWKASFLRAGVYPEKDQVDTEDTAPSETFSMDPQLERQVETIRNLVDSYIGIVNKSIRDLMPKTIMHLMINSAKDFIHSELLAYLYSSGDQNSLMEESADQAQRRDEMLRMYHALKEALHIIGDITTTTVTVPVPPPVNDSWMQEAR, encoded by the exons ggatTTTCTTCCTCGAGGATCAGGCATTGTCACCCGTAGACCTCTGATCCTGCAGCTGTGCTTTAACAAAGCCG AGTATGCAGAGTTCCTACACTGTAAAGGGAGGAAGTTTGTGGACTTTGAGGAGGTCCGGGCGGAGATCGAGGCGGAGACAGACAGGATCACAGGCTCCAACAAGGGCATCTCCCCCATCCCCATCAACCTCCGGGTCTACTCCCCTAACG TGCTAAACCTGACTCTGATCGACCTGCCGGGGATGACTAAGGTGGCAGTGGGGGACCAGCCGCTGGACATAGAGCACCAGATCAGGGACATGCTGCTGCAGTTCATCACCAAGGAGAGCTGCCTCATCCTGGCCGTCACCCCCGCCAACCAGGACCTGGCCAACTCAGACGCCCTCAAGATTGCCAAGGAGGTGGACCCACAGG GTCTGCGCACTATTGGCGTGATCACAAAGCTGGACCTGATGGACGAAGGGACGGATGCTAAAGACATCCTGGAGAACAAACTGCTACCTCTGCGTCGAG GTTATATCGGCGTGGTGAACCGCAGTCAGAAGGACATAGACGGCAGGAAGGACATCCGCGCTGCGCTGGCTGCTGAGAGGAAGTTCTTCCTGTCTCACCCGGGCTACAGACACATGGCCGAGCGCATGGGCACCCCACACCTGCAGAAACAACTAAACCAG caacTGACCAACCACATCAGGGACACTCTGCCTGGGCTGCGCAGTAAGCTGCAGAGCCAGGTGCTCTCCCTGGAGAAAGAGGTGGAGGAGTACAAGAACTTCCGTCCCGACGACCCCACACGCAAGACCAAGGCCCTGCTGCA GATGGTGCAGCAGTTTGGGGTGGACTTTGAGAAGCGTATCGAGGGCTCTGGGGACCAGGTGGACACAGCGGAGCTGTCGGGCGGTGCCAAAATTAACCGGATCTTCCACGAGCGCTTCCCCTTCGAGCTGGTCAAG ATTGTGTTTGATGAGAAGGAGTTGAGGAGGGAGATCAGTCATGCCATCAAGAATGTCCATGGTGTCAG AACGGGCCTGTTCACTCCCGACCTGGCGTTTGAGGCCATTGTGAAAAAGCAGATCATTAAGCTGAAAGAGCCCTGTATCAAATGTATCGACCTTGTCATTCAGGAGCTCATCAACACAGTCAGGCAGTGCACCAACAAG CTGGGTTCCTACCCCCGGCTGAGAGAGGAGACCGAGAGGATCGTCACCACctacgtcagagagagagagggcaagaccAAGGACCAG GTGATGCTGCTGATTGACATTGAGCTGTCCTACATCAACACCAACCACGAGGACTTTATAGGCTTCGCCAA TGCCCAGCAGAGAAATACACATCAGAACAAGAAGAGGGCCATTCCAAACCAG GTGATCCGCAAAGGCTGGCTCACCATCAACATCAGCATCATGAAGGGAGGCTCCAAGGAGTACTGGTTCATCCTGACTGCAGAGTCACTATCCTGGTACAAGGATGAGGAG gagaaagagaagaagtaCATGCTTCCCCTAGATAACCTCAAGCTGAGGGATGTGGAGAAAGGCTTCATGTCCACCAAACACGTATTTGGCGTCTTCAACACTGAATCCAG GAATGTGTATAAGGACCTGCGTCAGATTGAGCTGGCCTGTGACACCCAGGAGGACGTGGACAGTTGGAAAGCCTCCTTCCTGAGGGCTGGGGTCTACCCTGAGAAGGACCAG gtGGACACTGAGGATACGGCCCCTTCAGAAACCTTCTCCATGGACCCCCAGCTGGAGAGGCAGGTGGAGACCATCCGTAACCTGGTGGACTCCTACATCGGCATCGTCAACAAGTCCATCAGGGACCTCATGCCCAAGACCATCATGCACCTCATGATCAACAGC gctAAGGACTTCATCCACTCAGAGCTGCTGGCCTACCTGTACTCGTCAGGTGACCAAAACAGCCTGATGGAGGAGTCAGCTGACCAGGCGCAGCGCCGCGACGAGATGCTCCGCATGTACCACGCCCTCAAGGAGGCACTGCACATCATCGGtgacatcaccaccaccaccgtgACGGTCCCCGTGCCGCCGCCCGTCAACGACAGCTGGATGCAGGAGgccaggtga
- the LOC139574532 gene encoding dynamin-2 isoform X12: protein MGNRGMEDLIPLINKLQDAFSSIGQSCNLDLPQIAVVGGQSAGKSSVLENFVGRDFLPRGSGIVTRRPLILQLCFNKAEYAEFLHCKGRKFVDFEEVRAEIEAETDRITGSNKGISPIPINLRVYSPNVLNLTLIDLPGMTKVAVGDQPLDIEHQIRDMLLQFITKESCLILAVTPANQDLANSDALKIAKEVDPQGLRTIGVITKLDLMDEGTDAKDILENKLLPLRRGYIGVVNRSQKDIDGRKDIRAALAAERKFFLSHPGYRHMAERMGTPHLQKQLNQQLTNHIRDTLPGLRSKLQSQVLSLEKEVEEYKNFRPDDPTRKTKALLQMVQQFGVDFEKRIEGSGDQVDTAELSGGAKINRIFHERFPFELVKIVFDEKELRREISHAIKNVHGVRTGLFTPDLAFEAIVKKQIIKLKEPCIKCIDLVIQELINTVRQCTNKLGSYPRLREETERIVTTYVREREGKTKDQVMLLIDIELSYINTNHEDFIGFANAQQRNTHQNKKRAIPNQGEILVIRKGWLTINISIMKGGSKEYWFILTAESLSWYKDEEVSV, encoded by the exons ggatTTTCTTCCTCGAGGATCAGGCATTGTCACCCGTAGACCTCTGATCCTGCAGCTGTGCTTTAACAAAGCCG AGTATGCAGAGTTCCTACACTGTAAAGGGAGGAAGTTTGTGGACTTTGAGGAGGTCCGGGCGGAGATCGAGGCGGAGACAGACAGGATCACAGGCTCCAACAAGGGCATCTCCCCCATCCCCATCAACCTCCGGGTCTACTCCCCTAACG TGCTAAACCTGACTCTGATCGACCTGCCGGGGATGACTAAGGTGGCAGTGGGGGACCAGCCGCTGGACATAGAGCACCAGATCAGGGACATGCTGCTGCAGTTCATCACCAAGGAGAGCTGCCTCATCCTGGCCGTCACCCCCGCCAACCAGGACCTGGCCAACTCAGACGCCCTCAAGATTGCCAAGGAGGTGGACCCACAGG GTCTGCGCACTATTGGCGTGATCACAAAGCTGGACCTGATGGACGAAGGGACGGATGCTAAAGACATCCTGGAGAACAAACTGCTACCTCTGCGTCGAG GTTATATCGGCGTGGTGAACCGCAGTCAGAAGGACATAGACGGCAGGAAGGACATCCGCGCTGCGCTGGCTGCTGAGAGGAAGTTCTTCCTGTCTCACCCGGGCTACAGACACATGGCCGAGCGCATGGGCACCCCACACCTGCAGAAACAACTAAACCAG caacTGACCAACCACATCAGGGACACTCTGCCTGGGCTGCGCAGTAAGCTGCAGAGCCAGGTGCTCTCCCTGGAGAAAGAGGTGGAGGAGTACAAGAACTTCCGTCCCGACGACCCCACACGCAAGACCAAGGCCCTGCTGCA GATGGTGCAGCAGTTTGGGGTGGACTTTGAGAAGCGTATCGAGGGCTCTGGGGACCAGGTGGACACAGCGGAGCTGTCGGGCGGTGCCAAAATTAACCGGATCTTCCACGAGCGCTTCCCCTTCGAGCTGGTCAAG ATTGTGTTTGATGAGAAGGAGTTGAGGAGGGAGATCAGTCATGCCATCAAGAATGTCCATGGTGTCAG AACGGGCCTGTTCACTCCCGACCTGGCGTTTGAGGCCATTGTGAAAAAGCAGATCATTAAGCTGAAAGAGCCCTGTATCAAATGTATCGACCTTGTCATTCAGGAGCTCATCAACACAGTCAGGCAGTGCACCAACAAG CTGGGTTCCTACCCCCGGCTGAGAGAGGAGACCGAGAGGATCGTCACCACctacgtcagagagagagagggcaagaccAAGGACCAG GTGATGCTGCTGATTGACATTGAGCTGTCCTACATCAACACCAACCACGAGGACTTTATAGGCTTCGCCAA TGCCCAGCAGAGAAATACACATCAGAACAAGAAGAGGGCCATTCCAAACCAG GGTGAGATTCTG GTGATCCGCAAAGGCTGGCTCACCATCAACATCAGCATCATGAAGGGAGGCTCCAAGGAGTACTGGTTCATCCTGACTGCAGAGTCACTATCCTGGTACAAGGATGAGGAGGTGAGTGTCTAA